The genomic interval CTGTGCACAGCGCACAGTAGACACGGGATAAATGACTTATTAATTCAGCTGCAACCAACAATTGTCTGAGTGATCTAGGTGTTTGGATAGGGGCCAAGCACGTCGGGGAACATGACAGCCATGGGCTTATACTTGGATGCAAAACAACTCCCCCACCTCAAAAAACAACAATTCTGTAATACATGACAGGCACACCTTGTGATAAgtgcaaagaaagaaacagacaaaaaaataggaaaagaggaaGTTTCAGTTGTATTGCAGGTCATGTTGCTGTTCCCTTCTGATAACATAAAcatcattatttcacttccttttcttCACCCCCTCTTACTCCCTCGCAAAGACGCTGACACCCTTTTCCATTTAAATAGCAGCATTCTAGGCCTCCAGCATCCCTGGGCCAAATATTCAAAGTCCACATTCCCCTTCCTGCCTGCAAAAAGGCAGAACCCAGCAGCAGCCTGCACTTCTGTCCTCACTGTACCCCTTGCAGGTTGACCGACCATCTGTGTTCCCAACCACACCATCAGCCCCATGAAGGCGGGGATGCAACCTGTCTGGTTCACTCGCTGAACCCAGAGCCTACCACCAAGCATGATGTCCCAGACCAGGGCAGTCAGAAGCGATGCTCAGCTCTGAGCAGAAGCTACCCACCCCCAAAGACAGAGCTGGGAGGTGAAAGGTTTGGGACCCAGTTTTTGATACTTTCTGTGGCCTTTGGCAATGCTATTCACCAgtttttcctgtgtttctctTTTGGGTAAGAGGTAGAATTGCGTTTTCCTGCCCTTACTCGTGACCTGTTTCAGTCAACGCACTATATAAGAAGGGATGAGTCACTTCCAGGTGAAAACCTTTCCCAAGTGTGTTTTCTTTCAACCTGCAGCAGTGATCAGCCATCCTCTCGGCAGTGGGGCAGCTCCAGGCTGGGTCTGGGAGTGGGGACAACTCCCAGCACAGCTCAGCCACGTCTTCCGGGCAGCAGCCTGGATGAGAAATAAACCTTTTGCCTCTTTCCGTGCCTAGCGCAGCCATGGCTCGTGGTCCCAAGAAGCATCTGAAGCGGGTAGCAGCTCCAAAGCATTGGATGCTGGATAAATTGACCAGCGTGTTTGCTCCTCGTCCGTCCACTGGTCCCCACAAGCTGAGAGAGTGTCTTCCACTCATCATTTTCCTAAGGAACAGGCTTAAGTATGCCCTGACAGGAGATGAAGTAAAGAAGATTTGTATGCAGCGCTTCATTAAGATTGATGGCAAGGTCAGAACTGATATAACCTATCCTGCTGGTTTTATGGATGTCATCAGCATTGACAAGACTGGAGAGAATTTCCGTCTGGTTTATGACACGAAGGGTCGTTTTGCTGTTCATCGTATTACACCTGAAGAGGCCAAGTACAAGTTGTGCAAAGTGAGAAAAATCTTTGTGGGCACAAAAGGAATCCCTCATCTGGTGACCCACGATGCTCGTACCATCCGCTATCCGGATCCCCTCATCAAGGTGAATGACACCATTCAGATTGATTTGGAGACTAGCAAGATTACTGATTTCATCAAATTTGACACAGGTAACCTGTGTATGGTGACGGGGGGTGCTAACCTGGGAAGAATTGGTGTGATCACCAACAGAGAAAGACATCCTGGGTCTTTTGATGTAGTTCATGTGAAAGATGCCAATGGCAACAGCTTTGCCACTCGCCTCTCCAACATTTTTGTTATTGGCAAAGGTAACAAACCATGGATTTCTCTTCCCCGAGGAAAAGGTATCCGCCTCACCATTGCTGAAGAGAGGGACAAGAGACTGGCAGCCAAACAGAGCAGTGGGTGAACGATCTCTACACGTAGTGACATGTTTTAAAAGGTCTTTGtgcttaattaaaaataatacagcatgaaaaaaaaaaagagaaataattggattttggattttggattttgttgttgttaatgcaGCATAGCCTAGACTGCCCTAGAAATTTCAGCCAGGAACCTGGCATTCCAGAAAACTTGGTCTATAAGCCACTTATCTGAAGTAGAAATGAGGTTTAGTGACTATGCTGGTTTCTGTAATAAGATCAAACCCCAAGTCCATTGGCCACATGGAGGGGAGGCTGGATCTTCCTACTGGAGTCACTCACATATTAGTTTGGGACAGGCCACACTGCAGGCTCCTCTGGGCGCTTGGCCTTGTCTGTCCCCTTCCCAGGGGTGAGCACCCTGAGGCGAGGGTGCTCGCCTGAGGCGAGGGTGCTCTCCACCTCTTGTGTCTCCCAGTGCCTGACCTCTGAGGGGTAAAGGTGTCAGAGGGTCTGGGAGAGTATCCCACAGGCAGAGGCCCATGGTGCAGGCTTGGGAGCAGCTGGCAGGACAGCCTCTgagctgctggtgggactaccaGGGGCTGAGGGGGAGGCTGGAACCTCCAGGGAAGGCTGCAGCTGGGTGTTGGGTGCTTAGATCAGCCTCTGCAGCAAAGTGGAGGGCAGACGGGCCACAGCTGAGAGGCTGAGGACAGGCCTCGGGACTCTGCAGAAAGCTGCTGCATCAGCCCTGGTGGAAGGTGCTGGGCCTGACTGGGCAGCATTGGGCTGGGGACCAGGCCAGATCCCAGAGGTCTTAGTGGGAGCAGGATTGGGAGTGAGTGCCCAGTTCCAGGCTTGGGCAGCTTGGAAGCTGAGGGGCAGAGGCGCTCTGTGTTGGTGCCTGGGGCTAAGGTGCTTCCTGTGCTGAGTGGAGTGGCACATGGACCCAACCCCACCAGAGCCAGGGATACGAGGGGGCCTTGGAGTGACACCTGGCACAGCAGGTGTGCTAGGACCTTGAGGATCAGCCTGGTGCCCAAGGTGAGATGGGGCAGTGTGAGAGTCAGGGTTCCTCAGAGAGTTCGCTCCACAGCGTCGGGCAGAGAGTCCCTGGACTGTGGACGGGAGGCCTGCTGGTCAGGTGCAGAGACAGAAAGCACTGAAAAAAAAAGCACCTTTATTAGGAGTTATTTTCTGATGTTCAAAGAGATTTGGAAAACACACACTAAGCACCACAGATAAAATACAGGTACAGATAAGAGCCTATCAGTGACCACATGGACAGGCTGGCATATATCCTTTCAGCCTCCTCTCCTCGTGTACACATAGATACGCACACACCTGCACACGTTTCACTTCTTAAACAAAATTGGGCTGTTAGGCTGCACTAAGTTTTGCTCTCCGTTTAGCAAAGAAAAGCTGTTACTCTCTGACGTTAAATTTGCTACATGCTGATTATTCCTGAGTGGCAAGTCCCAAAGCATAAATATACCATAAATCAAAGGGAGGGTTTCATTTGACCAGGTGAGGAACTTAAGGACGTTTCCATACACTTCCCTGGAGGCAGGGGCCTGTGGGGACCTGGCAgagagggcagggtggggtggcATTTGAGGCACAGGTGGGAGGAAGGCCTTGGCCAGTTCTCCTTCCTCATCTTAGTACacacttggaaaaaaattataaaacaagtgctcattttaaaaaggttgaataatttttttttttgtagagacagagtctcactttatggccctcggtagagtgccgtggcctcacacagctcacagcaacctccaactcctgggctcaagcgattctcttgcctcagcctcccaagtagctgggactacaggcgcccgccacaacacccggctattttttggttgcagtttggccggggccgggtttgaacccgccaccctcggtatatggggccggcgccttaccgactgagccacaggcgctgcccgaggttgaataatttttaaaagcaaaaagaaaataagcctaTGGTATCCTATCAGCCATTTAACATATTTCTTTCCTAATAATGGTCACAAAACCGATATATACATGTCTGTATGGAAATACATTGGTTAGAAAAACACTATTAAGATTTAATTAGACCTGCTAATGACCAAAGACGAAGTTCAGACAACAGAGACGGAGAAAGCCTACTGGGAAACTGGGAAAGAATGAGGGTGTGTTGCTAACAGTCCAGGTGGGTGTCAGGCATGGCCTCTCCCACCTCATTCCAGCTCTGTCTGGGACAGTGCCTTGCTCTGACACCAGAGGGTGGGAGGTAGGAGAGCCCACCACTCACCAGCACTCAGCTCACTTAGGAGCAAGCACTACCAAACGGGAGGCCTTAGGAGCTTACTCAGCCCCAGGAGAAGGTGGAAACCCCTGCCCTGAAAGGGGCGTCTGTGTGCTAGGTGACCATTCGCTTATGTTCACAAGGAGCCTCTGCCTTCAAGTAGTTCACCTTCTCATCAAGGTCACAGGCTCATGTAGACTGTGGCCCCAGACCCAGATTTTCCTTTAAACGGCCCAACTTCTCAATAGAGTGCTTTGCCTGAACTTGACAGTTCTTCCACTCTGGGGCACTTACACAATCTAGGTGAGAGTTGTAACTTTCTTTGCCAACATTTAGAGTTTGAGcatattattgtttcttttttattgtgtatGTTATACTCAAATGCATAAATAGTAAACACACGTTTCAGTCTTCAGTCATATTACACTGAGCTTGCTAACAAACCGCCACACCTGGAGAAAGGGGGCTTCTCTCAAAGTCTTGTCTCTAtcaaaggaaggacagagagaggcTGAGGGGATGAGAGaatgcagaggaaaaaaatgcagGCCAGAAGCCTGcattcaaaggagtagggtgccggccccatatactggaggtggcgggttcaaacccagccctggccaaaaaagaaaaaaaaaaaaaaaagccaagttcAAGTTGGAGGTACCAGCAGAAAAGAGGTGAATCTGTTGTGTGTGCTTGGCTCCAACCCAGGGAGCTGGGGCACTGCTCTGCACTCTGCATACTAGAAATTTTTAAGGATTATTCTCTTCACACGGTGCTGATGCACATAATACACAATTCAACAGACAATAACATTccccaatattttatttaatacaaaattctttaaaaattattttagttgggTGAAAAAGGTGTTCTAAGATGTAAATAAGTTGTCATCTTTTAATGTCACCTGACAGGTGGTGGTCTTCTGCAGCCCTCCCATTGTACCGATAGCTGCCTATGGGAGAAGAGAGGTCACGCTTCTTTCCACACCCCCAGACTGCACAAAGGCCGGCCAGCCCCTGCCATTCCAGGAAGCTTGCACCTGGTTAGTCCGACCATTAGCAGGGCTGTGAAACAGAGTCAGGGGAGTCCTCTGTGCTGGGCTTTCTGTGCCAGTTCCCATCCGTCTGAACTGACACTCAAATATCCCATTTCCTTAAGCGATGGACTCGCACACATATCAAAGGTCACGTCCTTGCTTTGCATAAAACCAAACTCATTGCCTTTGGTTTCAATAAACTGTAAATTCAGCACAGAGGCAAGGCTCCTACGTGTCACAGGCATGCGGTCATCACACAGCAATGCACAAGTAGCTGCCCAGAGATGGGAGAGGGTTCGCATCTCTGAACAAATTTCCCAGACTCGCCTCTTCGCGTGGCTCAGAAACTCTTTTCCAGTGAAAAGCAGGGAAGACGGGGTGGCCTGATACTTTCTTGCCCAAGAAGGTCAGGTCAGACTTGAGGATGGACTGTGGGGTGACCTCATCTTTGGCCTCTCCTGGACAGTCTGGGACAGTGTCCAGGTCCACAAGGAAGCTAGAGTCCAGAAGTGCCAGTCTTGTCTGGTTTGCATGGGGACCCCTACTGGCCACTTGGTGGTATTTGGGATCTGAAATAAATGGAGATAGCTAGCTTAGTGGCCACTGCTGCTGAGCTGAGGTGCACAGTCTCAGCGAGGGCAGAACACACGGCCAGCTGCTCGGCACACCCCCACGCAGGCGCTGGGCACTGCAGGTGGCCcagcccagggccacagcttcCCCCTTCTAAGCTAAGTAATGTCACCATCCTGGCCTTCCTGGCCCGGCCTTCCCAGGCACCTGGACGCCTCCCATTGGACATGTACAAGTGTTGCCCATCAGAGTCCTTGATGAGCCTATTGGTTTCCTCCACACAAAACTGCTTGCCTGCCAGGGCACCCTCCATTTCCCACCACTGTCCATGCGTCCCCAGGGCTGGCCTGCCCACTCTGGCTTGTAACCAACACCTCAGCAGTAGCCCTTTCGCTGTTGAGCCTGCTGCCAGCTGGGCCCCAGGACCCACCCGCCACACAGCTACTACTGCCGTCTTCCCAATGCAAACCAGATGATAGCCTTCCCTGCTTTCAAATCCCTCTGTGTCTGCCGATAAAATGCCAACAGAGGCCCTGTGTCCGGATGGCCATCATGAGTCAAGTTCTGTGCGATGAGCTCTCTCAGAAGCTCACAGAAATCCCATGACAAGGACTCTTCCCGCCGaacaggtgggaaaactgaggcccacaaTTTTCAGATTATGCTCAACCCTCATAACTATAGCAAGGCCCTTCAGAGTTTTCAGAATTCAAAAAGTAGCATCATCATCCAGGTCACTGATAATAACACAAACTGCCAGTTCTGTCCCCAGGACTGTGATTCAGTATGTCTGAGGTCAGAAGCCAGGGAACTTGCATTAATGGGTACCCCATCCACACCTGCACACTTGGAAAAGTCCCGGCTGGA from Nycticebus coucang isolate mNycCou1 chromosome 3, mNycCou1.pri, whole genome shotgun sequence carries:
- the LOC128581570 gene encoding 40S ribosomal protein S4, X isoform-like isoform X1, producing the protein MSPSLAVASQNCSGRTKAEGGSAGAALRVTATPARPRMQLTGGGHDGPFLPAPWLHGSFTHWSLCACDPDVHTRPGTPEAWRRRKLGASAAAREDRSAWSAAMARGPKKHLKRVAAPKHWMLDKLTSVFAPRPSTGPHKLRECLPLIIFLRNRLKYALTGDEVKKICMQRFIKIDGKVRTDITYPAGFMDVISIDKTGENFRLVYDTKGRFAVHRITPEEAKYKLCKVRKIFVGTKGIPHLVTHDARTIRYPDPLIKVNDTIQIDLETSKITDFIKFDTGNLCMVTGGANLGRIGVITNRERHPGSFDVVHVKDANGNSFATRLSNIFVIGKGNKPWISLPRGKGIRLTIAEERDKRLAAKQSSG
- the LOC128581570 gene encoding 40S ribosomal protein S4, X isoform-like isoform X3, producing the protein MMAPFSPPPGFTEASLIGRYAPVTRMFTHGPELPRPGDAASSERQLLRGRTGLRGAMARGPKKHLKRVAAPKHWMLDKLTSVFAPRPSTGPHKLRECLPLIIFLRNRLKYALTGDEVKKICMQRFIKIDGKVRTDITYPAGFMDVISIDKTGENFRLVYDTKGRFAVHRITPEEAKYKLCKVRKIFVGTKGIPHLVTHDARTIRYPDPLIKVNDTIQIDLETSKITDFIKFDTGNLCMVTGGANLGRIGVITNRERHPGSFDVVHVKDANGNSFATRLSNIFVIGKGNKPWISLPRGKGIRLTIAEERDKRLAAKQSSG
- the LOC128581570 gene encoding 40S ribosomal protein S4, X isoform-like isoform X2, with translation MMAPFSPPPGFTEASLIGRYAPVTRMFTHGPELPRPGDAASSERQLLRGRTGLRGEVELRFPALTRDLFQSTHYIRRDESLPAMARGPKKHLKRVAAPKHWMLDKLTSVFAPRPSTGPHKLRECLPLIIFLRNRLKYALTGDEVKKICMQRFIKIDGKVRTDITYPAGFMDVISIDKTGENFRLVYDTKGRFAVHRITPEEAKYKLCKVRKIFVGTKGIPHLVTHDARTIRYPDPLIKVNDTIQIDLETSKITDFIKFDTGNLCMVTGGANLGRIGVITNRERHPGSFDVVHVKDANGNSFATRLSNIFVIGKGNKPWISLPRGKGIRLTIAEERDKRLAAKQSSG